GAGGTCGACCTTGCGCACGTCGACGCCCTCGGGGACGGAGAGGACGGTCGGCGCGAAGTTCAGGATCGAGGTGACACCGGCGGCCACGAGACGGTCGCAGACCTGCTGGGCCGCGCCGGGCGGGGTGGTGATCACGCCGATGGACACACCGTTTTCGGTGAGGATGCGGTCCATGTCGTCGGTGTGCTGGACGGGAATCCCGGCGACCGGCGTACCGGCCATCGCGGGGTCCGCGTCGATCAGCGCGGCGACCCGGAAGCCGCGGGAGGCGAACCCGCCGTAGTTGGCGAGAGCGGCGCCGAGGTTTCCGATGCCGACGATGGCGACCGGCCAGTCCTGGGTGAGGCCGAGCTCACGGGAGATCTGGTAGACGAGGTACTCGACGTCGTAGCCGACACCCCGGGTGCCGTAGGACCCCAGGTAGCTGAAGTCCTTGCGGAGCTTCGCGGAATTGACCCCCGCGGCCGTGGCGAGTTCCTCGGACGAGACCGTCGGTACGGAACGCTCGGACAGCGCGGTCAGTGCGCGCAGATACAGGGGGAGTCGGGCGACAGTGGCCTCGGGAATTCCTCGGCTTCGGGTCGCCGGTCGGTGAGTTCGGCCAGTTGCCACGGTGCTCCTGCGGGATGAGCGGGGCTGTAGGCGGCCGTATGTCCCAAGACCGCCCCGTCGAATGCAGGCTATGTCTTTGTGAACACGTGCACAAAGATTGTGTCCGTTTTGTCCGGTCAAAGTGACCGGGGTCACGCGAATTCGCCGCCTGATCCCGGAACCACGGATCGCATCAACCCGTTGCGGGCTCGAAGGGGGCAAAACCGAACACACTCCTCATGATCAAGCCCCCGAGACCACTCAAAACGCCCATGATGGTACGCGAAAATCGTTGACTCAGGCACCCAGTGCCGCGTCCGCGCCTCGTCAGCCGCGGCCCAGCGCCGTACGGAGCCTCTGCGGGTCCACCCGCCAGAAGGTGTGCTGCTCCCCGTCGATCAGCACCACCGGGATCTGCTCCCAGTACCGCGCGTACAGCGCCTCGTCCTGGGTGATGTCCTTCTCCTCCACCACCGAGCCGGTCTCCGCGCACACCGCCTCCACCACCGCCCTCGCGTCCTCGCAGAGATGACAGCCGGGCTTCTGGAGCAGCGTGACGACCCGGTCGGCGGGCTTCTTCTTCGTACGACGCAGCAGGGCACTCATGCCCCCATTCTCCGCCCGCCGCTCCCGGCTCCGGCACCCCGTCGCGCACCGCGTTCCGGTGGCCCGGACGCGTACGCGCCACCGCCGGGACACCGCCCCGCGCATCGGCTCAACGAGTGGGTACCGCAGAGTTCACGTCCCCGGCACCCGGCGGGACGGGAAGTGCCCGGCGAAATGGTTATGCTCGCCGCATGGCCTCTCTTGGATGGCTCACACCTCGCAGGCGCCCCGCCACGGCACGGAGCGTGCTGGCGGGCGAGGCGGCGGCCGAGGCCGCCCGCAAGGCGACGCTGGACGGGGACGGCGACACTCTCCTCGAAGCGAAACCGGGCGAGGGCGAGCCCGGGGAACCCGCGTTCCCGGTGGCCGGCGACGACCGCGCCGCCGCGTTCTTCGACCTCGACAACACCGTCATGCAGGGCGCCGCGCTCTTCCACTTCGGCCGGGGACTCTACAAACGGAAGTTCTTCCAGCGCCGCGAGCTGACCCGGTTCGCCTGGCAGCAGGCGTGGTTCCGGCTGGCCGGCGTGGAAGACCCGGAACACATGCAGGACGCCCGCGACAGCGCCCTCTCCATCGTCAAGGGGCACCGCGTCTCCGAGCTGATGTCCATCGGCGAGGAGATCTACGACGAGTACATGGCCGACCGCATCTGGCCGGGCACCCGGGCACTGGCCCAGGCGCACCTCGACGCGGGCCAGAAGGTCTGGCTGGTCACCGCCGCTCCGGTGGAGACCGCCACGATCATCGCCCGCCGGCTCGGCCTCACCGGCGCGCTCGGCACGGTCGCCGAGTCCGTCGACGGCGTCTACACCGGGCGCCTGGTCGGCGAACCGCTGCACGGCCCCGCGAAGGCAGAGGCGGTGCGCGCCCTGGCGGCGGGCGAAGGCCTGGACCTCGGGCGCTGCGCCGCGTACAGCGACTCGCACAACGACATCCCGATGCTCTCGCTGGTCGGCCATCCCTACGCGATCAACCCCGACGCCAAGCTCCGCAAGCACGCCCGCGCCCACGACTGGCGACTGCGGGACTACCGCACCGGCCGCAAGGCCGCGCAGGTCGCCCTCCCGGCCGCTGCCGGGGTCGGAGCGCTGGCCGGCGGCACCGTCGCCGCCGTCGCGCTGCACCGCCGCCGCCGCTGACCCGACTTCGCCGCCCCGGCGGCGAGCGGGTCGGCCCACCTCCGCCCGCCCCGCCTCCCGGCCACGCCCGTCACCGCCCGTCTCCGCCCGCGCTCACCCGTCGTTCGCCCCGCCGAACGCCGGTGCGTGCGGGCGTTCGTGCGCCTGCACATCCGTACGGACGCGCGACCTCCCGGCCGCTCTACCCCGACACGGACATCTGTGCGCCTTCGCGCGGCCCTCCGAACACTCCGCCCGCGCGCCCTTGTGCGCCGCACGCTCCCCCTCCGTCGACCCGCGCCCCCGCACGGCCGCGGCCGGGTCCACACGCCCGCGCGACCTCCTGCGGGAAGGCCGCGAA
The DNA window shown above is from Streptomyces sp. NBC_00247 and carries:
- a CDS encoding HAD family hydrolase, whose translation is MASLGWLTPRRRPATARSVLAGEAAAEAARKATLDGDGDTLLEAKPGEGEPGEPAFPVAGDDRAAAFFDLDNTVMQGAALFHFGRGLYKRKFFQRRELTRFAWQQAWFRLAGVEDPEHMQDARDSALSIVKGHRVSELMSIGEEIYDEYMADRIWPGTRALAQAHLDAGQKVWLVTAAPVETATIIARRLGLTGALGTVAESVDGVYTGRLVGEPLHGPAKAEAVRALAAGEGLDLGRCAAYSDSHNDIPMLSLVGHPYAINPDAKLRKHARAHDWRLRDYRTGRKAAQVALPAAAGVGALAGGTVAAVALHRRRR
- a CDS encoding redox-sensing transcriptional repressor Rex, translated to MATGRTHRPATRSRGIPEATVARLPLYLRALTALSERSVPTVSSEELATAAGVNSAKLRKDFSYLGSYGTRGVGYDVEYLVYQISRELGLTQDWPVAIVGIGNLGAALANYGGFASRGFRVAALIDADPAMAGTPVAGIPVQHTDDMDRILTENGVSIGVITTPPGAAQQVCDRLVAAGVTSILNFAPTVLSVPEGVDVRKVDLSIELQILAFHEQRKAGEDGTADETDEAAPPMRATPVNRKGPDGDVPAVMPA
- a CDS encoding glutaredoxin family protein, which translates into the protein MSALLRRTKKKPADRVVTLLQKPGCHLCEDARAVVEAVCAETGSVVEEKDITQDEALYARYWEQIPVVLIDGEQHTFWRVDPQRLRTALGRG